CTCCACCTGCAGGTCCCCGTTATCTGGGGAAAAGGGGAAGCAGGGATGAAGAAATCCTCAGATCCCAGGGTGGAGACTCAGAATGCCAGAGGAATGCCCCTCAGACTTCCTGGAGCCTTCTGGGAACTTACCCTGGCAAGTAAACCGGGCAAATTCTTATTCCCTAGCCAGAATATGGACTCCTGGCTCCTAAAACCTGATTTGTAGGAGGGCCAAGAGTGGGAGAAGCCCATGGAACCATCTCGTCGCCTTTAGAACACCAGCCTTTACTCCTGGGCCTGGGATGACTAGAAGCCAGGGCAGTGGCAGCTCAGCAGGGGTGTCCTGGGAGGGGTGAGCAGATAATTGCCTCCTCTTTGAACTGGGTGTTTGTTGATAAAGTGTGAGTCCAAGTGAGCTTTGCCTATGAATTTACTGATGAACTCTACATTCCCTTATTAACTTTTACTGAAACTCAACTTCACACCAAGGCCTCAAAAGCCCTGGGGAGACTGAAATGATAGAAACATCATCCCTGACTTCAATTTACTATGAGAACTCAGATATTAGAGCAGAGAGGTCACCTCCTGGGCCCAAGCTGAATTCCTGGCCTTACCCTGATGtcccccctctccccaccaccactACTTCCTCCTTCAAAGCCAAGTAGTCCCCAGGCCCTGTGGAGTTTTCCTTCCTAAATATCTTTCAGTCTATGTGCCTCTGTTTAAATGCTGTCACTGCCCACTGACTCCTCTTGCCTGGACCCTCCGTCCTCCTAACTGTGTCCCTGCCTGCACTCTCGGCCCCCACTGCAATGTATCTCCACAGCATAGGCTGAAGTCTTCTTAAAACCTAAGGCTGACCTGGTCCCTCCCCTGCTGAAAACTCCTCCATAGCTCCCCATTGCCCTCCATGCTCCTTGGTCAGTCATCCAGTGCCCTCCGTAAACTGGCCTTTGCCGAGGCCCTTAGTCCATGCTTGACCCACACCAGTAGACCAGCTGACCACTCATACCCCATCTCAGCTCTTTCACACAGTCTCCCCAAACCTCTTGTACTCTCCTGCCTTCCCAAGTGTGTGTTTCCCTCTACCTGGGAAGCATTTCAGTACCTCATCTAGCTAGAGAACTTCTACACAGCCTTCAAGGCCCTTGCAAATGGCATCTCCTCCTTCCCGCCCTCTGGGAGCTCAGCGCACATTTTTCAATTACTCTGAGGAATGCCTTAGCTCCAGCGGGCTCTGGCTCTCCCCTAGAGGCCAAGAGGAAGAAGTGCCCACTAGGCCTGGTCCTGGAGTCCTTCCACCTCCAACTCACCAGCCAGCTGCCCTCTGTGGCGCCCATGTCACAAAAGACTGGGAGAACTCTGCCCTCTAGTAGACACAGATGGTACCAGCTTTTCAAGGTGGCATCCCAGCTCAGCAGCTActggggcctggggaaggggagATGGACTGAGGGGGCCTGCAGTTATGCCCCGACCCCCACAACCTGGGCAATGGAACAGGCCACATGTGGGGCCCTGGGAGCCCTCTCACCTCCTTCGGGCCCCTGAAGAGGGGTTCTCTGGAGGGCTGGGCCACTCCTGGTGGTCCACCCATACCCCAGCAACATCTGATGCCAAGTTCTGGCTCCTGCAAAGGCTGCCTCACCCTCACGGCCCTGGGGCACGTTCACTGGATCACCTGCCCCAGGGAAAGACGGGGTGCTGACTCTGAGGTCTGAGTACCCCCAAGGCAATGCCTCTGAACCACCAGAGGGGAGGACGCCCGGGCCCTTCCCCTAATCCTCCCCACTCCTCTCAGCCTTCGCTGTGGGAGGATAATCATCACCAATTGCTGAGCAGCAGCCAAGCAGAGATATCCCCCCTTATCATCCAGGAACAGAACCACAGAAAGGAGAGGAGGCTCTGGTCGCACACGCTCACCAGGCTCACCGTTGGGACACATCTTGCCTGGTGGTCCAGGTTGCCCTGAAATCCCAGAGGCCAAGATGACTTAAGTCCCACCCCCATGCCCAGGGCCAAAAAGCAATGAGGGCTTGGGAGCCAGAAGTCAAATcccagctgcaccctttactAGTTCTGTGATTGTGGGCAAATgacttaccctctctgagcctccctttCCCCTTCATCAGAATGTGGCTGGTACCACCTGCCTAGCGGTTAATCTCAGGATGCTGAGCCCCAACATGGAGTCCAGCACACTGTCTCCAGTAGACAAAGTAGGCTGCCCCTTTGTCATCTCAGCACAGACAGTACTAGCTGCATCCCCGACCCTCCCAGCTTACCCCAGGtccctgcctgctccccagcATCTCACCTTGAGGACCTGGAGTTCCTTTCTCCCTGGGACTTCCTGGGGCTCCAGGACAACTGGGCAAGAGAATGGCTTTGCTGGCTTCCAGTTTCCTGGGTTCTGCAAGGAGACACAGGGCTGGGTGGGTACAGGCCGAGCATGGGAAAGTGGATGTGTCTCTCTAAGACCCCTCTGCATTTCTCTTTCCATCTCTCGGATTCTAGCTGTCAGGACGCTTGCCTCTGGAGTTGGCAAGGTTTCACACCATTTGCATTTATTTGCATACATTTATGTGCAGAGCCCAGACTATCAAACTACCCCCCTACTCCTTGGGGCTAGTGAGCCTGGGTGGGAGAAGGACCCCCAGGGAGGAAATGAGGGTGGGTTGGAAAGGGCACCCTGGGCCAATACCTGGGCAGCTGGGGTGGTCCTGGGTCCTCCAGCAGGCAGGCTCCCCAAGCAAGAAAGACAAAAGGGAGAGTGGGGTCCACAGTAGGCCCATCATGCTGGTGCCTCTGAGGAAGGATGCTAGTTTATAAGGGGGCCAGGCTGATAGGAGGACATGAAGCAAGACTTCCTCCTATTGTCCCTCCCCAGGAAACCCCACTCGGGCTAGAGGCAGCAGGCTTTGGGGCATGGCCTTCCTCAGCCCTGGAGAGAATGGCATTACCCCTGCCAGCACTTAAGTTCCGGGTGGAGAGGCCAGtggagggtgggcagggcaggggaaaCTGTGAGCAAAGGctttgagagagacagcaagGCAGGCTGGGTAAGGAGGTAGATCCAGGTCGCTGGAGCCTTGTGCTTGAAGGGGAGGTCATCTGAGAGGATGGGGTCTTGATGGAAGCGAGCATGGAGGGTGGGGAGCGAGGAGATGGACTCTGTTTGGCATTGTTGATGGTGGCTGGATGTGTGGGCAGATGAGCTCTCTGTGAGGCCTAGACATAGCTGAACTGCTAATAGCGGCCTTCAGAGCCCTTCCAGCTGGAGCTGGAGGCCCTGCAGGGAGGCTAGGCCTGAGGCAGGAAGAGGTGCATTAGACTGGCCTGTGGGCTACACAGCTGCAAGGGTGAATGGATGCCCTGGAATGAAGCCATGGAGCACACACACCTGCTCTGAGCATTGCCCACATCCCACTGAAATGGAAACTGCTCttaccccactttacagatgagacaactgaggcccagagctgtTAAGGAATTTGCTCCAGTTCACACAGAGCAGCAGGCTCTAGAGGCTGAACTCAGCCATTATTCTGTTGCCTCTCAACTTTCTAGAACAGTCATGGGATTAAACCAGATAATGATGTCAGGCTCTGAGCCACATGCCTGGTTTCCAGCAAAGGCCCCATCAGTGGGAGATGTTACTAGTCAGGGAAGACTTCTGGACCTAGGGATGGTGGCTGAAGAGTGGGAGGTGGGCATGGACGGGGCTTTCCAGGAGGGCCTGAGGAGGAAGGCCAGAAATGGCTGTTGATAGTTCCAGGGGCGTCTCCACCTTGTCACTGAGGCAGAGACCTAATTTTAGGAGCTGAGAGAGCCTGGAGATACCTCTGCAAGGGAGTTCTGTAGTTCTGCTCATTCTGGAGTCAGAAACACCTGcattcaaatcccagccctgccctgtccttCTATGGGACCCTGAACAACTACACTTCCCTTTCTGAGTCTCTGTACCCTCATCTGTAAAGCGGTGGAGGGAGGGGATTCAACATGTATAGcagatgaaaataatttaaaaggagaCAGCAACAGTCCAAGGCTGAATTGCTATTAAGGAGAGGACAATGGCTAcactcccccacctccccacacacAGCCCAAGACATGGAACATGAAGCACAGTGATGGCAAGAGTTCCTTTATTTGTGGGCAGTGCCCAGGCCAGGTTGCTGGGAAGAGCCAGTGCCAAGCAGAGGGCCCACAGGGATGACGACGAGATGGGAGGTGGCTGAAGGATGCTCTCAGCTGCAGGTATCAGGCCCAAGACAGGCAGGGACGTCAGGTATAGGGCACTGAGCCTGCTCAGTGCACCCAAGGGCCAGAATTGGTGGCCAAAGCTTTTCCCACCCCCAGTGCCTATAAGGGGCCAAGAGGGCGGGCTCTTCATCCACCTTCCCTGTCAGTGTGTAACCCAGGCTTGAAGGGGGTCAGATTCTGCAGAGGCCAGACAGAGCCATGGTCCTGCCTCCGCCAGGCGGAGGACCCCCACCTCCAGAGAGCAGGCCATGGCTGGAGGAGCAAACACTGTAATGGAGGCTGCGGTGACCCACCCCACAGCACACACGGCACACAGGGGCCTCAGAGCAGCTCCCCTTTTCTGAGGAAAACCAAACTGCACACATGGCCCAGGATTCTGCCACAGCCACAGAGCTGCAGGCAAAGGCTCTCCTGGGTTATCACCTACTGGTTCTCCTCCCTGCTGGCAGCATGAGGGACAAAGAGAGGTGGGCTCAG
The sequence above is a segment of the Manis pentadactyla isolate mManPen7 chromosome 4, mManPen7.hap1, whole genome shotgun sequence genome. Coding sequences within it:
- the FCN3 gene encoding LOW QUALITY PROTEIN: ficolin-3 (The sequence of the model RefSeq protein was modified relative to this genomic sequence to represent the inferred CDS: inserted 1 base in 1 codon; substituted 2 bases at 2 genomic stop codons) produces the protein MMGLLWTPLSLLSFLLGEPACWRTQDHPSCPEPRKLEASKAILLPSCPGAPGSPREKGTPGPQGQPGPPGKMCPNGEPGDPVNVPQGREGEAAFAGARTWHQMLLGGPKELLSWDATLKSWYHLCLLEGRVLPVFCDMGATEGSWLVFXRRRDGSMGFSHSWPSYKSGFRSQESIFWLGNKNLPGLLARVSSQKAPGSLRGIPLAYNGDLQVELLDFKSNHTFAHCEIFCLLEKQITNSYPPHSCSEAPVRSPLKGARRDAGHQGFSRPSWPGDSLRFHSGKLFITYDADHGMSQSNCKVTVHDAWWCRSCSQSSLNRHXAMSKAXTHSYGIDWASGHGGKCHYSRVSMMLQSGTLEASTLICPVQLPDLQLPS